From Anopheles arabiensis isolate DONGOLA chromosome 3, AaraD3, whole genome shotgun sequence, a single genomic window includes:
- the LOC120902435 gene encoding MAGE-like protein 2: MPAAGWFLNHCSVKHRNERLNNMKRIVLTLLVVAVHQSCGIIVSQGTAGPVKRFVPLGTAERVVSAHTFDTKNPEPWGNKQFKEITITKNVPVPYPIKVERHVAVPVKIPIPIAIHNKVPIMVERKIPVYVEKPIPVQVDRPVPYALPIEIPIFHRVAVEVPKPYPVHIPKPYPVYIKKPIFVKQSKAQQTKWMKKSPKPSPVATVTSA; this comes from the exons ATGCCAGCGGCCGGTTGGTTTCTCAATCATTGCAGTGTGAAACATCGGAACGAGCGGTTGAACAACATGAAA CGCATTGTGTTAACTCTGTTGGTGGTAGCGGTGCATCAATCCTGCGGCATCATAGTGTCCCAGGGGACGGCTGGCCCTGTTAAAAGGTTCGTCCCACTCGGTACGGCCGAGCGCGTCGTTTCGGCCCACACGTTCGACACGAAAAACCCGGAACCGTGGGGCAACAAGCAGTTCAAGGAGATTACCATCACCAAAAACGTCCCGGTGCCGTACCCGATCAAGGTGGAGCGGCATGTGGCCGTCCCGGTGAAGATACCGATCCCGATCGCCATCCACAACAAGGTGCCGATCATGGTCGAGCGCAAGATACCGGTGTACGTGGAGAAACCGATCCCGGTGCAGGTGGACCGGCCCGTGCCGTATGCGCTGCCGATCGAGATTCCAATCTTCCACAGGGTGGCGGTCGAGGTGCCGAAACCGTACCCGGTGCACATCCCCAAACCCTACCCGGTGTACATCAAGAAGCCGATCTTTGTGAAGCAGAGCAAGGCGCAGCAGACGAAGTGGATGAAGAAAAGTCCCAAACCGTCCCCCGTTGCCACGGTGACGAGTGCGTGA
- the LOC120904500 gene encoding uncharacterized protein LOC120904500 isoform X1: MEICFSLLLHSIATLGLDGLPKRRWKFSRELLLSRCCLLALLLVLCCQLTPTVQGVPRRHTAKAYDAEEGYYESDGSYEEDDDEQHYGTGETIHHGAANPHDDNESVEIEYEEHDGHHHHYHLPNGVAESDESSEDHTEDAFNNANLLAQLGIQQKLPDGYGKSKKKGKHYGPPPVTIAVPYPVHIERKVPVFIEKKVPVIVEKQVEVPVDRPYEVPVPVKVPVHEKEVIHVPKPIVFNVDRPYPVFVHRTVFVDKYRPFKVLIKSRTRY, encoded by the exons ATGGAA ATCTGTTTCTCACTTTTACTCCACAGCATAGCAACACTGGGCCTCGATGGATTACCAAAGCGTCGGTGGAAGTTTAGCCGGGAATTACTGCTAAGTCGCTGCTGTCTACTAGCCCTGTTACTAGTGCTATGCTGCCAGCTAACACCCACCGTTCAGGGAGTTCCCCGAAGACACACCGCCAAAGCTTACGATGCAGAAGAGGGATACTACGAGTCCGACGGTAGCTACGAGGAAGATGACGACGAGCAGCACTACGGAACAGGTGAGACGATCCATCACGGTGCCGCCAACCCGCACGACGATAACGAATCTGTGGAAATAGAGTACGAAGAGCATGAcggacatcatcatcattatcatctaCCGAACGGGGTCGCCGAGTCGGACGAATCCAGCGAAGATCATACCGAAGATGCTTTCAATAACGCCAACCTGCTGGCCCAACTCGGCATCCAGCAGAAGCTACCGGACGGGTACgggaagagcaagaagaaaggCAAACACTACGGACCGCCGCCGGTTACGATCGCCGTCCCGTACCCGGTGCACATCGAGCGAAAGGTTCCGGTGTTTATCGAGAAGAAGGTTCCGGTGATCGTGGAAAAGCAGGTGGAGGTGCCCGTCGACCGACCGTACGAGGTGCCCGTCCCGGTGAAAGTGCCCGTCCACGAGAAGGAAGTGATACACGTGCCGAAACCGATCGTCTTCAATGTGGACCGACCGTACCCGGTGTTTGTGCACCGGACTGTGTTTGTGGACAAGTACCGGCCGTTCAAAGTGTTGATCAAGTCGAGAACTCGCTACTag
- the LOC120904500 gene encoding uncharacterized protein LOC120904500 isoform X2 translates to MEICFSLLLHSIATLGLDGLPKRRWKFSRELLLSRCCLLALLLVLCCQLTPTVQGVPRRHTAKAYDAEEGYYESDGSYEEDDDEQHYGTEYEEHDGHHHHYHLPNGVAESDESSEDHTEDAFNNANLLAQLGIQQKLPDGYGKSKKKGKHYGPPPVTIAVPYPVHIERKVPVFIEKKVPVIVEKQVEVPVDRPYEVPVPVKVPVHEKEVIHVPKPIVFNVDRPYPVFVHRTVFVDKYRPFKVLIKSRTRY, encoded by the exons ATGGAA ATCTGTTTCTCACTTTTACTCCACAGCATAGCAACACTGGGCCTCGATGGATTACCAAAGCGTCGGTGGAAGTTTAGCCGGGAATTACTGCTAAGTCGCTGCTGTCTACTAGCCCTGTTACTAGTGCTATGCTGCCAGCTAACACCCACCGTTCAGGGAGTTCCCCGAAGACACACCGCCAAAGCTTACGATGCAGAAGAGGGATACTACGAGTCCGACGGTAGCTACGAGGAAGATGACGACGAGCAGCACTACGGAACAG AGTACGAAGAGCATGAcggacatcatcatcattatcatctaCCGAACGGGGTCGCCGAGTCGGACGAATCCAGCGAAGATCATACCGAAGATGCTTTCAATAACGCCAACCTGCTGGCCCAACTCGGCATCCAGCAGAAGCTACCGGACGGGTACgggaagagcaagaagaaaggCAAACACTACGGACCGCCGCCGGTTACGATCGCCGTCCCGTACCCGGTGCACATCGAGCGAAAGGTTCCGGTGTTTATCGAGAAGAAGGTTCCGGTGATCGTGGAAAAGCAGGTGGAGGTGCCCGTCGACCGACCGTACGAGGTGCCCGTCCCGGTGAAAGTGCCCGTCCACGAGAAGGAAGTGATACACGTGCCGAAACCGATCGTCTTCAATGTGGACCGACCGTACCCGGTGTTTGTGCACCGGACTGTGTTTGTGGACAAGTACCGGCCGTTCAAAGTGTTGATCAAGTCGAGAACTCGCTACTag